Within uncultured Fibrobacter sp., the genomic segment TGGGTAAGTTTACGACCCGCGCCGTGAAAGTCCTTCCGCTCGTTTCCGTGATTGCCATCGCGATGATTGTGGGGGCTGTCGTCTCGCACAATGCGGCAAAGATTCTTTCTACGGGCGCAATCGTATTCGCCGTGGTGATTCTCCATAACTTGCTCGGTTACGGCTGCGGTTTTGGCCTTGGAAAGTTGCTGAAGTTCTCGACGCCCAAGACGAAGGCTCTTTCCGTTGAAATCGGTATGCAGAATTCGGGGCTTGCGACAAGCCTTGCGGCGACTGCATTTGCGTCACTTGCCATGGCGACTGTTCCCGGCGCCATCTTCTCGGTGTGGCACAACATTTCCGGAGCGATTCTCGCAAACGTTTACCGTCGGTGGGATAAGTAGGCGAATCTCGCTAATTCGTATTCCTGTCGATTTGTTTGTAAAAATTTACCGAATTTCCCGTTAGGGGAGTTGCTAGTTTTGTGCGGTTTTAGAATATGGGTGAGGTCTATGAGCTTCAACTTTTGTATTTTTGTGCCGAATTTTGTTTATAGGTAGGTTTATTCTGCGCTTTCGTTGGCTGTTTTTACTTGTTGTATTCGTTGGGCTTGCCGAGGCCCAGCTTTTGGATATGTCCGAAATGTCCGAAAGCTACATGGTCGAAAATAAGATCCATAAGGTCAAGGTCGAAGGAACTGTCCACATGGACGACCGTGCTGTCCTTAGCCGAATCGGTATTCGCGATGGACAGAGCTATTCCCCGACGGCCCTCACCGAAAAGGTGCAGTCTTCGGTGACTTCCCTCTACAAGTCCGGTCTTTTTGACGATGTGACAGCCTGGATTGACTATGTGGGCGATGGCACCGATGTGGACCTCATTTTCAAGATCAAGGAGCTTCCCGCCTTGGATACCGCCGTATTCGAAGGCCCCGACGAAATTTCCGAAGAAGACCTGAAACTGAAGGTTCGCCTGATTCCGGGCCAGGTCTACAGCAGGAGCCAGTTGGAACGCGACCGTCAGGCTATCCTGGATTATTACCGTACCGAAGGCTATCTGCTTGCCGAGGTGGGCTATCGCGAAACGCCGGTCGACGAAAACAAGAACATGGTGACCTTCATTGTCCGCGAGGGTGAAAAGGTCAAGGTTCGTCAGTTCGATATTCAGGGCAACGATCACGTGCCTGCCGAAGACATCATGGAACACATGGTGACAAAGCTCGACCAGTGGTGGGGCGGCGGCGAATTCAAGGAAAATATCTTCGAGGCGGACCGCGACACCGTGTTGAACGCTATACGCCATTTTGGCTACCTGGACGCCGAACTTACCGAATACAGTGCCGAATACCTGCCGGACTCCACGTGCCTGTTCTATATGGGCCGAATGGTCCCGATGGGTGAAAACCTGGATGCCCTCTACAAGCAGCTGAACCTTGCTTTGGGCGATTCCGCGACGCCGCTTTACAAGATGGCGGGCAAGCCGACAATGCAGGTGACGCATATTTTCCGCAAGCACCGCGAGGTGGGCGAAATGCCCTGGGTGACTAGACCGAAGGTCACGGTCAAGACCGAAGAGGATGCCTGGAAAATGTTGAACGACATTATCCGCTACGAAAGTGCCCGCAAGGAATTGCTCGAAATCGTAGATGGTCGCAAGTGGAAAAACGCGAAAATCGATTCTCTCCGCAAGATCAAGAAACGCTCGACTTACCAGGAAAAGCTTCTGGTGCGCTACATGATCGAAGATATGTTCCCGGCGCTGAACAAGTATGACAACATCAAGACTTCGAGCGCTATCCTGGTTCATATCCACATGATCGAAGGCCGCAAGTACTATATGGGAGGTCTCCATTTCTCGGGGAACGAAGTGCTGAACGACAAGATGCTTGCCTATGCCTTCCGCCTCGACAGTGGCGAAGTCTTTGACCAGTACAAGTACGACGCTTCCCGCAAGGCGCTTCTGGATGCCTATCGCGAAGATGGCTACCTGTTCGCGCAGTACGAAGAAACCCGTACTTTCGAAAATGACTCGATTGTGAACCTGTCCTACAAGATGACCGAAGGTCTCCCGGCTCAGATTCACAAGGTGCATATCCACGGCAATACCAAGACGAACGAAAAGGTGATCCGCCGCGAAGTCCGCCTGTATCCGGGCGACACGTATCGCCAGTCCCTGTTGGAACGTAGCTTCCGCGAAATCATGCAGCTCAACTACTTCGACATGGTCGTGCCCGACATCAAGGTGGTGGGCGAGCAGGACGTGGACCTCGACTTTACCGTGCAGGAAAAGGAAGCGGGAACAGGTCAGTTTAGCCTGGGTGTTTCCTATAGTGAAAGCGATGGTGTCGTGGGTACGGCAAGCGTGTCGATTCCGAACTGCTGTATGGGTAACGGCCAGGCCGCCTCGTTCAGCGTGGAATACGGTATGGACAAGAAGAGCGCCTCGGTGAGCTTCCAGGAACCCTGGTTCCTCGACAAGCCGATTACCTTGGGTACAAGCCTCAGTTATTCCTGGTGGAACATGTCCAAGTACGACGACCCCGACATTACCCGTTACGGTGGCTCGGTCTACCTGGGTAAGCGCCTCAAGTGGCCCGATGACTACTTCTACGGACAGATCGGTTACAGCTGGCTCATGAACAAGCAGGGCCCCAACATTGACGACAGCTACGTTGTCTATACCGGTGTGGAATCTGCCTTGAACTTCCGCTTGCTCCGCGACGACAAGAACCTGCCGCAGTTCCCGACCGAAGGTTCTCGCTATGTGCTTGACGTGCAGTGGGCCGACGATGTGCTGTTCAGCGACTTTAGTTTCGTGAAGACCGAACTGACGATCAAGTGGTGGTTCCCGCTGTTCCGCGACCGCCTGACAATTGCGCTCACCAACCAGTACGGCGTTATCTTCGGCGATCAGCTGCAGTACCGTACGCTCTACAACATGGGTGGCGTGATGGGTTACGAAGGCATGATGCGTGGATATAGCTCGGGCTCTATCGGATATCGTCGCCTGGGTCGTAGCTACCAGTACACGGGTGCCGAACTCCAGCTCGGCCTTGTGCCGCAGACCTTCTACCTGTTGCCGTTCTTCTTTGATGCTGGTAACGTGTTCGGTGAACGCTACAATCCGCGCACCAAGGTCCCGAAGCCGAGCCGTAGCCCGCTCAGCGAATGGGATCCGACGAGCCTCAAGAAGGATATCGGTTTCGGTTTCCGCGTGATTGTGCCGATGCTCGGTATTATCGGCTTCGACTTTGCATGGCCTTTGGATGTGGGTGAAACCTATAGTGGAACGCAGCGTACCGAAGTGGGCGACATGCAGTTCAACTTTGTCATAGGCCAGGGCTTCTAAACCTTACCGGAATTCAGTTGTACGTATGAACGGGCTTTTCGAGGCCCGTTCCTATTTTTTTATATTATGCCTGACTAAGAACAAACTCTTTTCGGAGTACGATATGATGAAGTACTTTTATGGTGCGGTTCTGTGTCTTTTTTTGGGGGCTTGTGGAAGTTCGGGGTCGGGAAGTGACAATGTCAATCAAGAGGAAATTCCCGAAAGCTCTTCCGATTCTCTCGACAGCCTCCAGAATGTTGAAGACGACGATCCGGTAGATTCGATTCCTGATAGCTATATCAAGGATGTGGCTGTGGATTTTGAACTGATCCAGGAAGAGGGTAGCTCCTTCAGGGATAATTTTGAAGCCGTTCAGGTGGGCAGGTACCGCTGGATGACATCGAACGTTTCCAAGAATGAAATGGTGACGACCAATATGTGCTATGGGGATAGCGCCTCCAATTGCGATTTGTATGGTCGCCTGTTCAAGTATGTTTATGCCGGGGATGCTTGCCCCAATTCCTACCATGTTCCCACTAAGGAAGACTGGTTTAATCTGATGAGCTTGCGCTTGAAGTATCCCGATCTGGATACCATGCTCAATCTTTCTTACGGTGGTTTCTGTTCGAACGTTTTTGGATCTACCACCTGTTCCGGGATAGATACCGACGCCTACTACCTGACGGCGGATAGCCTGGTGGCGCACGTTAAGAAGGGAAGCAAGGGCGTTTCGTTCTCTAAATTCAGCATGAACGATTACTACAGTCTTCGCTGTGTTGGCTATGTGGATATCGTCGAAAATCTCAAGGATCTGCCGACGTGTAATGAGAGTAGCGCTCAATGGCTGGACAGGTTCTATGTGGTAAAGAAGAAAAGCAACTACTATTGCACGGGGAGCCGGTGGGTTGACGATTTTACGGATGATTGCGACAAGTCGCAGAAGAATGTCTACGTGACGTTCAACGACTCCGCATACGTTTGCAAGAATGGTTACTGGCAACTGGCGAGTATCAACGATTCCAGAACCCCCTGCACCGAAGATATCGACAGCAGCTTGATTGTATTTAACGGAATCCATTACGCCTGTGAAGACCGCCTTTGGCGTAAGTTCAGCGAGGTCGAAGATTCCCTGGGGTATTGCAGTGGAAAGCGTTTCTTCAAGTTGGATTCCCTTGTCAAGGGGGATTCCTACGCGGTGTATGTCTGCGATGCCTTGGGCTGGCGCAGTGCCAAGAAGTTCGATTACCTGGGCTATTGTGGCGAGGAACAGTACCGAAAAATCGACACGCTCAAGATGGAAAAAGATACGTCGGTCTATTTCTGCGACAGTACGGGATGGCGCCTTGCTGAAAATACGGATTATCTGAGAGAATGCAATGCGAAAAACTATGGAAAGGTCGCGTCGTTGAAACTTGAAAATGACACCCTGGTATACGCCTGCGATTCTAGTGGCTGGCGCTATGCCGTCATCGAAGATGTTTATGGCGTATGCGATAGTGCGGGGACTTACAAGATAGCCTCTTTCGGGGGAAGGAACTATGTTTGCCGCGACAGCGACTGGGATGATTTTACTTCCCTTGAAAACGCTCTTGGAATATGCACTCCCAAACGGCAGGGCGTAATTGATACGGTTCCTGACGGATACGACTACATTTGCGACCTGGAAAATTGGCGCAGGACGAAAAAGGACGATTACCTCGGGACATGTACCGCAAAGCGTGACGGCGAAATGCGTCGCTATGATGGTTACGGCTACATCTGCAGGGATTCTGTTTGGAGACAGCTTTCCAAGCTGGAGTCGGAACTTGGACTTTGCGAATCGAGTAACCTCGGAAAGTTGAAACTGACGGATACGGGAATCGATTACATCTGCACGGAAAGCGGCTGGAAAACTGCGAGCCTCTCCGAAGTCATGGGCGAGTGCAATGCCAAGAACGAGGGTAAACTCGGTACTTACGGCGGAATCAAGTACTACTGCAATGGCGCGAAGTGGTTGCTCGAAGGTGGCCTTACGGAACTGGGGCAGTGCCTGATTTCCCGGATGGGAACTTTAAAGAAACTGGATGGAATAAGCTATGTGTGTGACAGTTCGGGCTGGCGTTCGCCTCGGTCCCGCGAAACGGTCATAGGAACCTGCACCGCGAAAAACCAGGACTCCGTGAAGGTGAAAAACGACTCCGCCTTTGTTTGCAAGAATGGGTACTGGTCTATGGTGAGCGTGTCGGAATACCTGGGGGCTTGTACCAGCAGCAATGAGGGCGAGGTCAAGTCCTACGCTAAGAAGGATTTTGTTTGCTCCGATACGCGTACTTGGCGTGAGCTGAATGAATTTGAATCGAGAAACGGGGTGTGCGCTCCATCCGTTTACGGAACCATCATACAGGAGGATAGCCGCTATTACTATTGCTATGGTGCCAAGTGGAAACAGGTGAGTACCGCGTTCGGAAAAATGGGAAGTTGTTCGCTGACGGATACGTCTACCTACATCAGGCCGGATTCGGTTTATTTCTGTAGCAAGGGTAACTGGATCTATCTTTCCCCGGCAAACTATCTGGGTGAATGCAATAGTGCTACGCCGCAACAGAAACTTTATGGAAGCATCGTATATTATTGCGATACGACGGCTTCTGCGAACTGGTTCAAGTTGACGGCGAAGGATAGCGTACAGGGGTATTGCAGGACATCGCTCCTAGGCAAAAGCATGACCTACAAGGATTCCCTGTTTATCTGTACGGGAAAATGGAATCCTAAGTCGTGGACTCCGGCAACCGAAAAGGAATTCTTGACCGTCTGCGACGAAAATCGTGACGGGGAGACCTTCTTTAACGGGTTCAACAAATCCAAGTGTGTCAATGGTGAAATTCAGTGTCTCGATCAGAAAATGATGACGGATTCCCGCGACGGTCAGGTGTACAAGTATGTCGAATTGAAAAGCGGTGAAGTTTGGATGAGCGAGGATATGCGCTACAATGGCGTGGATTCTGCCTGGTGCATGGGCGAACTGAATGTTCCGTGTGAAAGCGGAATGCACTATACCTATGCGGCATCGAGAAAGGCGTGCCCTGCGGGTTGGCATATTCCGTCGAAAGACGAATTTATGTACCTGCATCAGATTATGAGGGATGTAAGTTCTGTCTATAACAATGGTGACTATAGTTACGTTTATGGATTGTCGATGCTCTCTAACGCTTTTATACAGTTCTATCGGATGAATGGGATAGAACCGAGAGCTAGGTATATTGACCACAAGGTAAAATCTTATTGGACGTCTGCGGACACGATGGAATATTACTCGTTTACGGATAGGCTGTATTATACGTTCGAGGAAGAACCGATAGGCAACTATGTTCCCCAGGAAACGAGTTTTAAAATTCTTGGACTTTCCGTCCGTTGCAAGAAAGACTAGTGGGGTAAGGTATGAAAATTTTTGATAAATTAAATTTGAAGAACAGAGCCTTACTGGGCGGCCTCTCTCTCTTGGCGGCACTCCTTGTCTCCTGTAGTTCCGGTTCCAGTTCGTCTTCCGATGTGTATGACGAAACCTCGTCGGAATCATCTTCGGAATCTGGGAAGTCTTCTAGTTCACGATTGGCGGAAGGCCCCGTTACGGATGCCGATGTCCTGGATGTGAACGATTATGACAACAGCGATGAGACTTCGGTGACGGATCCCACATCCGACACGAAATACTCCATCGTTAAGCTTGGAATATACATGTGGCTTGGCGAGGATGTTAACAAGGTGACGACCGACGTAAAGAACACCTGTTACGAATACGATGAAAGTCTGTGCCCCAAGTACAAGAGATTTTATATGGCAGAAAACGCGGAGAGCGTGTGCCCCGAGGGGTTCCGCTTGCCGTCCATATACGAATGGAAACAGTTCCTTGCCGAAAAGAAAATCAAGGTCCTTGGCGGACAATGCACCAAGAGGGATACTTTGGAATGTTTCGGCCTCGATTCCTCGGCGAGATACCTAGCCCGCTACGATTCTGCCGTTACCATTGAGGCGGATGGCTCGGTGAGCTATTCGGCGGCCTCTCCCAGGGAATTTTACCATATCCGTTGCGTAAAGCGCAAGTCGATTGTGTCCGATTTATCGGACCTTCCGAAATGCGATAAGAATAGCGATTATGGTACGTTGTTTGTGGGTGCCGAGGACGTTGGTTATGCATGTCGTGACGGGGAATGGAAACAGTCGCTTTCCAGGTCTTGCCTTCCCGAAGAGGCTAAAACCCTGGTAGCCATTCACGACTCGTTGCTGTATGCCTGTATTGATGGTGACTGGACCTTGGCCTCGATTCAGGACGTGGATGAAAAATGCACTTCGAAAAACTTGGAACGTGAAATCCTGCTGAATGGCAAGCGGTATGCCTGTACCGATACCGGCTGGATGCTCCTGAAATTCCCTGGCTCGGAATTGGGCTACTGTTCGGAGTCGACTTTGGGAAAGACCGCCATGGCCCTGCACGACAGTATTTATTACCATTGCGATTCCACGGGTTGGCGTATAGCGAGTCTCAATGAAATTCTGGGAACGTGCGATTCTACGAGGTATGGTCGTAGCAAGAGCAGTCGAGGAGAAAAGTTTGTATGCCGTTTCGGTTCTTGGGACCGGTTCTCGGATGTCGAGGAAAAACTCGGTATATGCACTGCTGAACATGCCGGTGAGGCTTTCATATACGAAGGCAACTTTTATGTGTGTGATACGTCTAGGCTTGCCTGGCGAATCGATGACGCACTTTTGCATATAGGAAAATGCGACAGTACCCGCTATTTCGATACGGTCGTGGTCGGAGATGTCATTTACCTGTGCAACGACTATAACCGCTGGCAGAAGACTTCTGCGAAGAACGGAAAGTATTACCTGTGTACCTCGAAAAATCTGGGCAAGATAAAGGATATAGAAGGCGACAACTTTATTTGCAAAAAGAATAGCAGCAACGAGTACGTATTTGACTATGCCACGAGCCTGGAATTAAAATTCGGCTATTGCCCGCAGGCGGACACCTCTCATGTCGTAAGCGGCGATTCCGTGTATTACTGTTACAACGGAAACTGGAAGTACTACGGGAAATATGTTCCTAGGGATACGGTCTCCAAGGACACGGTTGTGAAGGATACCGTGAAAAAGGATACGGTTCGTAAGTATCCGATAGCTGATATACCGGAGTGTAATTACTATACGCGTGATTCCGTTTTCTTCACCGGACTGACGGAGTATAAATGCATGGTCAGTAATGAAAATTACTACTGGAGACTATATTCGGAAGATTCTGTCCTGAACCAAAAGGGCTATTGGGTGGAAACAATTACTTTAGGGACGCAAACCTGGTACTGCTATACGAGGGATAAGTTCACTTGGTATATTGCAACGGGGACGGATGTCTCGCATTATGTACCCCCTGTAGAACCTACGTGCGCAGAAGGATTCCATATACCCTCGGTTGCGGACTGGAAAAAACTTTTCAACACGATGAATGCAAATGTCCCTGGAGGCGATGCTCTTTGGTACTTTGCGAATAAGCCGGGTATTCCTAGAAATTTCGGCCTTGAACTTTATCGGGTCGATGCGTATTGGGCGTCTGACGAGGTGGACGCAAGTAATGCAAGGTGTGTTAAAGTGAAGGAATCGTCGTATTCCTTTGATACATGCAGGAAGGGCGATCATTTATTTACGATTTGCGTCAGTGATTAAAATGATTTTAGGGCGTTTTGCGATGATTCCTTATCAAGGGCGCCCTATATTTTTGTAAATTGTATTTATGATGTTTCGAAAACTGATTATACTCCTTTCTCTGGTTTTTGCGACCGTGTCGTTTGCCGAAGACGGCCTGCGCATTGCGCATGTGGATTCCAAGCTGATCTTTGACGGCTACAAGGGGACCAAAAAGGCGCAGGAAGAATACGACCGCCAGGTGGCCAAGTGGGAACAGCAGGGCAACTTGCTGCAGAAGGAACTTTCTGCGATCAAGGAAAAGCTCGACAAGCAGGTGCTGATGCTTTCCGACGAAAAGAAACGCGAACTTGAGGCGGAGTACAACAAGAAGGATATTGAACTCAAGAATTTTATCGACCGTGTGTATGGCCGTAAGGGTGAGCTGATTTCTGAAAACGAGAAGGTGAGCGCCCCGATTATCCAGCTGATTCGAAAGGCGATCAACGAAATCGCCCTGCAGGAAGGCTACGACATGGTGGTGGACCGTGCAACCGGTGCCGTCGTGTTTTGGAAAAAGGAAAATGACCTCACCCAGAAGGTCCTGGATTACCTGAACAATCGATAGTCTGAATAATCGATAGTCTGGTACAGGCTGGAGTGGTGGTTCGGGGCCGTGTGGCCTGTACCGCAGTCCTGAAATTGTTGAAATCGTGTCCTCGGTACAGGTTAACCGAGGACTTTTTTTTGTTTTAGCCTGTACAAGGCAGGGGTATTGGGCTGGAAAAGGGATTGGCGGGAAAAGGGATTGTTAGCCCGCAATATTCCTTGCTTGCGCAAGGTTGCGGTCTAACCCTATGGGCTCGATGCAAGCTGCGCTTGCCTCAAGCTCATAATTTGCCTCTTCGCACTTCGTGCATGAGCCAAATTATGCCGCACCCTCTCCCCCAAGGGGTCTCGGGTCCGACCCATAATCATTCGAATACAAAAAAGGCCTAGCTTTATGCTAGGCTTCTTTTGTATTCGAGCGGGAAAAGGGACTCGGACCCTCGACCCCGACCTTGGCAAGGTCGTGCTCTACCAACTGAGCTATTCCCGCGAGGTGACCCAATTATAGAATAATATTTTGACTATGTCAAGGGTTGGTGCAAAGAAAAAATCAAAATTCCGTTCTTTTTTCCTCTCAGCTCGAAAAACCCGGCTTTAATGCACAGGAATCCGTGTGGGAGCGGCAGCGGAAGTTTTGCGAAAAGGTCTTCCGAGATAAGGAAATCCTGCCCGAGCTTGGAGCAGAGCGTCTGAATGCGGGAGGTCGTGTTCAGGACATCGCCGTGGTAAGCCATTTCGCTCCCGAAGTTGCCGACCTCGGTCGAAATTACCTTGCCGCAGTGGGCGGCCGCCTTGAACGAGGGGCTTACCCCGTAGCGTTTCAGGAACTTGCTCCTGGTGCGCTGCATGCATTCGGCGAAGTCGTGGAAACATTCCAGGGGGCGTGCCCTGCGACGGCAGTCCTTCGTTTTCCAGGTCAGGAACACTCCGTCGCCTGCAATCTGGTAAATCTCGCCGTGGTTTTCTTCGCAGCAGTTGGAAAGGAGCCTGTAGTAGTCGCGGATAAAGTTGCTGTATTTCACGTGGCCCAGTTCTTCGGCGATGGCCGTAGAATGTTTCATGTCGATAAACATGAAAATCAGGTCTTCTTCCTTGGGGTCCTGGTACTTGCCGAGTAGCGTGTTGATAAAAACTCGCGTGCCGAATTTCTTGTGGACGGAGCGCACGAAGGTAATCAGGTGCCCGAGAAGGAATAGCGCAAATATCAGGATGTGGTTGCTCGGCTGCTTGAAAAAGTGGAGCACCTGTTTTAGCGAGTTTTCGTTAATGAGTCCTTCGCTCTTGTCGATTTCCCAAATGAGAATGCATAAGGTGAGGTTTGCGCAGATGCTTGCGAGGAAAAAACAGGAGCGGATGAGCAGGGCCGTAACGACCGGCCTCTGGTCCATTTCGTCTTGCAAGATCATGACGTCGTAAATGGAATGCGAAAGCCCGGTGAAAAGGGATAGTTGCAGCATGAACAGGATCCTGCCCGGATTGATGCCGTTGCCGGAGCCGTACATGAACAAAAGGGTCGTGCACAGGGTTACCAGAACCCAGCTACTGATATAAAAGCAGATTGCCTTGCATTTGCGTTGCGTCAGTCGTGTAATGGCCATAGCGCGTATCAGTGGATAAACAGGGGGAGTGCCCAGATCATGGCGATGATGATGATGTCCTTGTACGATTCGTCAAGAAGCAGGGCCGAGGCAAGAAAGAAAATCGAGGTGGATAACGTAAGAAAAATCAGGAGCGGGAGCCGCTTCTTCAGTTTTTGCTTCCAGTTTAATTTTTCTTCGTTGTTCATATTCTCTATATAATCTAAATTTTGCAAAATGTTTCAAGGAACCTAAAATTTTTTGTTGTTAAAAAAATGTTTTGTGTCTATCTTCACATTCCGTTCTGTCAAAAAATTTGCGATTATTGCGATTTTCGGGTAATGCCCGTGCAGCCCCGTATTTATAAGGAATTTGTAAGTTTTTTATGTAAGCAAATTGTATGTTTAGAACGGAAAAATCCCGGACTCCTGGCGACTGCTCAGACACTTTACCTGGGGGGCGGCACCCCTTCCGTTTTGCCTGCGGAATACTTGCGCGAAATTTTTGGATGCCTCGCCTCAGTTGGTGTGAATGTGCATAAACTAACCGAAATTTCGATGGAGTTCAATCCGGAATCGACAAACGAGGCTTCGGTGGAGGCGGCGCTAGAACTTGGCGTAAACCGTATCAGTCTCGGCTTGCAGACGTTCGATGCGGAGCTGCTCAAGTTGGTGGGGCGTTCCCATTCGGTCGAGGCGGGAATCCGGGCGTTGAACCTTTTGACATCTAGGCGCGGGTTACAGGTGAATGCGGACCTGATGTTTGACTTGCCGACTCAGAAGGTGCAGGGTTTCCTGGACGATGTGGACCGCCTTTCGGATTTTCCGTTGAATCATGTGAGCTTTTACGGGTTGAACGTGTCGCCCCGCTCGCGGCTTGGACATAGGGTTTCGCGGGGCGAGCTTGCCATAGACGAGGATATCTACGAACCGATGTACCTGGGCGGCGTAGAAATTTTGGAGCGGAAAGGCCTTAAGCGTTACGAAGTCTCGAATTTTGCACGCGAAGGGTTCGAAAGCGTCCATAACCAGAATTACTGGAATTGCGGTGAGTATGCGGGGTTTGGGCCGGGGGCGCACAGCTTTGTCGGTGGAGTTCGCTACTATGCGCCCGAAATTTATCCGCGCTGGCGCGATTACGTTTCGGCGGGGTGTCCTTCCGAAATGCTGGAGGTCGATGTCCTGAACCGCGAAAGTAAAATCATGGAACT encodes:
- the hemW gene encoding radical SAM family heme chaperone HemW, coding for MFCVYLHIPFCQKICDYCDFRVMPVQPRIYKEFVSFLCKQIVCLERKNPGLLATAQTLYLGGGTPSVLPAEYLREIFGCLASVGVNVHKLTEISMEFNPESTNEASVEAALELGVNRISLGLQTFDAELLKLVGRSHSVEAGIRALNLLTSRRGLQVNADLMFDLPTQKVQGFLDDVDRLSDFPLNHVSFYGLNVSPRSRLGHRVSRGELAIDEDIYEPMYLGGVEILERKGLKRYEVSNFAREGFESVHNQNYWNCGEYAGFGPGAHSFVGGVRYYAPEIYPRWRDYVSAGCPSEMLEVDVLNRESKIMELLWLSLRQSRGLSFADLEAMGVRDAEKLAGHCIDKWLGKNFVVKSDGSIRLSGRGWIFMDDIVTDLSNVYSNLE